A genomic stretch from Rhodothermales bacterium includes:
- the rny gene encoding ribonuclease Y, with translation MDITTVGVLVAVAVAAAALGIVTDRFLLRHFGRRHLANAREESRRLIAEAEKEAQTIKRERIDRLEQELNDRRIKLDDETDRSRRALREKREKLESRQSRLDRSTRQIEDRETALLSGMDVVESLRIAADQAQKDVDEIRHEAALLLEEVSGRETRLADQEEEAGRVREDLQRKRDRLSRQVDEHVRKLEQVSGLTRAEAHEALIQHLIEEAKLEAASIIKEIRDEAKLTANREARKVIINAIQRMAATHAIENTVSVVNIQSDEMKGRIIGREGRNIRAFEAATGVEVIVDDTPEAVILSGFNPVRREIARLSLNRLIQDGRIHPARIEEVVEKTTAEIEDELVEIGERTVIDLNLHGLHPELIKMIGRMRYRTSYGQNLLSHSIETARIASLLASELGLDAVATRRAGLLHDIGKVDEEDTENPHALVGMEICRRFKESEAVCNAVGAHHDEIEMTATISPLVQAADAISGARPGARREALESYIRRLEKLEELAASFDGVERVFAIQAGREVRVIVNHDLVSDSKAELLALDIAKRIQQEMQYPGQIKVTVIRETRSVSYAK, from the coding sequence ATGGATATAACTACGGTAGGCGTCCTCGTGGCCGTCGCCGTAGCTGCCGCCGCTCTTGGAATTGTCACCGATAGATTCTTGCTCCGGCATTTTGGTCGGAGGCATCTTGCCAACGCACGTGAGGAATCACGTCGCCTCATCGCTGAGGCCGAAAAGGAAGCGCAAACTATCAAGCGCGAGCGAATTGACCGGCTCGAGCAGGAGCTGAACGACAGGCGGATAAAGCTCGACGACGAAACCGACAGGAGCAGGCGAGCACTACGCGAAAAGCGCGAGAAGCTGGAGTCCAGGCAATCCAGACTGGACCGTTCAACGCGACAGATCGAAGACCGGGAGACCGCTTTGCTCTCGGGCATGGATGTTGTCGAGTCGCTCCGGATTGCGGCGGACCAGGCCCAGAAGGACGTTGACGAGATCCGGCACGAGGCCGCACTCCTTCTCGAGGAAGTGTCGGGACGTGAAACGCGGCTTGCGGACCAGGAAGAAGAAGCCGGCAGAGTCAGGGAAGACTTGCAGCGAAAGCGAGATCGGCTGAGCCGGCAGGTCGACGAGCATGTCAGAAAACTCGAGCAGGTGTCGGGACTGACGCGCGCCGAGGCACACGAGGCACTCATTCAACATCTCATTGAGGAGGCCAAACTCGAGGCGGCGTCCATCATCAAGGAGATCCGTGACGAGGCCAAGCTGACTGCCAATCGGGAGGCGCGCAAGGTCATCATCAATGCCATCCAGCGGATGGCCGCGACCCATGCCATAGAGAACACGGTTTCCGTCGTGAACATCCAGTCCGACGAGATGAAGGGTCGGATCATTGGCAGGGAAGGTCGCAACATCAGAGCCTTCGAAGCGGCCACAGGAGTCGAAGTGATCGTCGACGACACGCCGGAAGCCGTCATTCTCTCCGGCTTCAATCCCGTCAGGAGGGAAATCGCCCGACTCTCTCTCAACCGACTTATTCAGGACGGACGGATTCACCCCGCTCGAATTGAGGAAGTCGTTGAGAAGACGACGGCAGAGATCGAGGACGAACTGGTCGAGATCGGAGAGCGTACGGTGATTGATCTCAATCTGCACGGCCTCCACCCCGAGCTCATCAAGATGATCGGGAGAATGCGCTACCGGACGAGTTATGGTCAGAATCTGCTCAGTCACTCGATCGAAACGGCCCGCATCGCCTCGTTGCTCGCGAGCGAACTGGGACTGGATGCTGTTGCAACGCGCCGCGCCGGACTCCTGCACGATATCGGAAAGGTGGACGAGGAAGACACGGAGAATCCGCACGCGCTCGTGGGGATGGAGATCTGCCGGCGATTCAAGGAATCAGAAGCGGTCTGCAACGCGGTTGGCGCACATCACGACGAGATCGAGATGACGGCCACCATCTCACCACTGGTACAGGCAGCGGATGCGATCTCGGGAGCACGTCCGGGAGCGCGGCGGGAGGCTCTCGAGTCGTACATCCGGCGGCTCGAGAAGCTGGAAGAACTGGCGGCGTCCTTCGATGGCGTTGAACGGGTGTTTGCCATACAGGCAGGACGAGAGGTGCGCGTCATCGTCAATCACGACCTTGTCTCCGATTCCAAGGCCGAGTTGTTGGCGCTTGACATCGCGAAGCGCATTCAGCAGGAGATGCAGTACCCGGGACAGATCAAGGTGACAGTGATCCGCGAGACGCGCTCCGTGTCCTACGCCAAGTAG
- a CDS encoding radical SAM/Cys-rich domain protein: protein MPLASPAAQFEILDGVELAAGPTASGNFIADVRASGWNQLRPSDLEIFQINLGKLCNMTCRHCHVDSGPDRLDENMDRATVDACLRAIDLSDPATVDLTGGAPELNPHFEYLVDEVVARGKKVIDRCNLTILTVRRYQHFPVWFAERGVEVVCSLPHYRKSGTDAQRGDGAYEKSIQALRMLNEAGYGYGDPRLQLTLVTNPVGAFLAGSQASLEADWKKALDLNHGVHFDRLLALNNMPMSRYLEWLLAKGQLEEYMQRLVHAFNPETICGLMCRNTLSVSWDGYLYDCDFNQQLEMDMRLNGTGRTHVRDFDLSVWKTHDILTHRHCYGCTAGAGSGCGGAIT, encoded by the coding sequence ATGCCGCTGGCGAGTCCCGCTGCCCAATTCGAAATCCTCGATGGCGTAGAGCTGGCCGCGGGCCCGACCGCATCCGGCAATTTTATTGCGGACGTTCGCGCATCGGGGTGGAATCAGCTGCGACCATCCGACCTCGAGATCTTTCAGATTAATCTCGGCAAGCTGTGCAACATGACGTGCCGGCATTGCCACGTCGATTCGGGTCCCGACCGCCTGGACGAGAATATGGATCGCGCAACCGTCGACGCTTGTTTGCGAGCGATAGACCTGAGCGATCCGGCTACCGTTGACCTGACCGGAGGTGCTCCCGAGCTGAATCCGCATTTCGAGTATCTGGTCGATGAAGTGGTCGCGCGTGGCAAGAAGGTGATCGACCGGTGCAATCTGACGATCCTGACCGTGCGCCGATACCAGCATTTTCCTGTGTGGTTCGCCGAAAGAGGTGTAGAGGTCGTTTGCTCGCTGCCGCACTACCGGAAGTCCGGAACCGACGCCCAGCGCGGCGATGGCGCCTACGAGAAGTCAATTCAAGCACTGCGGATGCTCAACGAGGCCGGGTATGGCTACGGAGATCCGCGACTTCAGCTGACTCTCGTGACGAATCCCGTCGGCGCGTTCCTCGCCGGTAGTCAGGCGTCTCTTGAGGCGGATTGGAAGAAGGCACTGGATCTCAACCACGGCGTGCATTTCGACCGACTCCTCGCCTTGAACAATATGCCGATGTCCAGATACCTGGAGTGGCTACTCGCAAAAGGGCAGCTCGAGGAGTACATGCAGCGACTGGTTCACGCCTTCAATCCGGAGACCATTTGCGGGCTGATGTGCCGCAACACGCTGTCGGTGTCGTGGGACGGCTACCTGTACGACTGCGATTTTAATCAGCAGCTCGAAATGGACATGAGACTCAACGGCACGGGTAGAACGCATGTCCGGGATTTCGACCTGTCAGTGTGGAAGACCCACGACATTCTGACGCATCGCCACTGCTACGGCTGCACGGCGGGGGCCGGAAGCGGCTGCGGCGGCGCGATCACGTGA
- a CDS encoding ABC transporter ATP-binding protein, with protein MSDKKTQSAVRVPGVDGRLLRRIVTYLLPYKGWVIIAFVTVMTAAFLGPLRPKLVQVAIDSYIVTGQLDGLRRIIFWLFLILVGEGLLSFVNAYLTQWIGQQAIFDLRTKLFRHIQRQSLSFFDRNPVGRLITRVTSDIESLSDVLSAGVVTIMGDLFRLIFIAYFMFSLNWVLALVTLAVLPLMIRVTFWFRRVVREQYRETRKQVARLNSFVQEHVTGMRIVQLFNREQEELSRFKAINDDHRGAQIRTIFYFALFWPAIDIVGSTALGLVIWVGGVRAMGDALTLGVLIAFIQYARQFFEPIRNLSDQFNTLQSAMAGAERIFDLLDTDEALPESDTPNVLDDFKGTIEFEDVWFTYDRDYESDEEANWILKGVSFVVEPGTSTAIVGATGAGKTTIISVLLRFYEIQKGAIRIDGVDIRTLSLTDLRRRIGLVLQDVFLFSGSVIDNITLDDPAISKHRVEEAVSLIGADAFVGRLPQGLNHEVKERGMSLSHGQRQMLSFARALVYNPAILVLDEATSSVDTETEEAIQIALSTLMSGRTSIAIAHRLSTIQHANQILVMHRGEIRERGTHQQLITLDGLYRKLYELQYQDQEQASAA; from the coding sequence GTGAGCGATAAGAAGACACAAAGTGCCGTGCGGGTGCCCGGTGTTGACGGGCGTCTGCTCCGCCGCATTGTCACCTATCTCTTGCCTTACAAAGGCTGGGTCATCATCGCCTTCGTGACCGTGATGACGGCAGCTTTCCTTGGACCGCTGCGGCCCAAGCTGGTGCAGGTTGCCATCGACTCGTATATCGTGACGGGACAGCTCGACGGGCTGCGCCGCATCATCTTCTGGCTCTTTCTCATCCTGGTCGGTGAAGGGCTCCTGTCGTTCGTCAACGCCTATCTGACCCAGTGGATCGGACAACAAGCGATCTTCGATCTTCGGACAAAACTGTTTCGTCACATCCAGAGACAGTCGCTCTCGTTTTTTGACCGAAATCCTGTCGGGCGCCTGATCACTCGCGTCACGAGCGACATCGAATCATTGAGCGATGTGCTGTCGGCCGGCGTCGTCACCATCATGGGTGATCTCTTCCGGTTGATATTCATCGCTTACTTCATGTTCTCGTTGAACTGGGTGCTTGCGCTGGTCACGCTGGCCGTATTGCCGTTGATGATTCGCGTCACCTTCTGGTTTCGACGGGTCGTTCGCGAGCAGTATCGGGAAACCCGCAAGCAGGTGGCGCGGCTGAATTCGTTCGTGCAGGAGCACGTGACCGGTATGCGCATCGTTCAGCTTTTCAATCGCGAGCAGGAAGAGCTGAGTCGTTTCAAAGCCATCAATGACGACCACCGCGGCGCGCAGATCAGGACGATCTTCTACTTCGCACTTTTCTGGCCGGCCATCGATATTGTGGGTTCGACGGCACTTGGTCTGGTCATCTGGGTTGGTGGCGTTCGCGCCATGGGCGACGCACTGACACTCGGTGTACTTATCGCGTTCATCCAGTACGCGCGACAGTTCTTCGAGCCGATTCGGAATCTGTCCGATCAGTTCAACACGTTGCAGAGTGCCATGGCCGGCGCCGAGCGGATCTTCGACTTGCTCGACACCGACGAGGCTCTGCCCGAGTCCGATACCCCGAACGTACTCGACGACTTCAAGGGCACGATCGAATTCGAGGACGTGTGGTTCACCTACGATCGCGATTATGAGAGCGACGAAGAGGCCAACTGGATTCTGAAGGGTGTGTCGTTTGTCGTCGAGCCCGGCACGAGCACCGCCATCGTGGGCGCGACCGGGGCAGGCAAGACCACCATCATCAGTGTTCTCCTGAGGTTCTACGAAATCCAGAAGGGCGCAATCCGTATCGACGGCGTCGATATCAGGACTCTTTCGCTTACGGACCTTCGCCGGCGTATCGGTCTGGTACTTCAGGACGTATTCCTTTTTTCCGGATCCGTCATCGACAACATCACGCTCGACGATCCTGCCATCAGCAAGCACCGAGTGGAAGAGGCCGTATCGTTGATAGGAGCGGACGCGTTCGTGGGCCGTCTGCCGCAAGGCCTAAATCATGAAGTGAAGGAACGCGGCATGTCGCTTTCGCACGGCCAGCGCCAGATGCTGTCGTTCGCACGCGCACTGGTATACAATCCTGCAATCCTGGTGCTGGATGAGGCTACGTCGAGTGTCGATACCGAAACCGAGGAGGCGATTCAGATTGCACTGAGCACCCTGATGAGTGGCCGCACGTCTATCGCGATCGCTCATCGGCTTTCGACCATCCAGCATGCCAACCAGATTCTGGTCATGCATCGCGGCGAGATTCGTGAGCGGGGCACCCACCAGCAACTGATTACACTCGACGGACTTTACCGCAAGCTGTACGAGCTGCAGTATCAGGATCAGGAGCAGGCCAGTGCGGCCTGA
- a CDS encoding metal ABC transporter permease produces the protein MTPEQIEIQLIAVVVAAACAIPGVFLVLRRMAMMSDAISHAILPGIVLAFFITHDLNSPLLVIAAGATGILTVFLVESILKTRLLKEDAAIGLVFPILFSLGVVLIARYAGDIHLDTDAVLLGELAFAPFDRLVLFGVDIGPKSLTTMTGILIANALFVIVFYKELKLSTFDAGLAAALGFFPAALHYILMALVSVTAVGAFDAVGSVLVVALMIGPPAAAYLLTDRLARMIGLSLIIGAVSAIGGYWMSFALDASIAGCIAVAVGIVFGAVLILAPERGIIASYRRRWRLKWTFAEKMLSIHLQQHEGLPEEARENRPAHLQEHLRWKPDFAERVVRFSERDGLVVRRGDLLLLTEAGRALASEAIVQN, from the coding sequence ATGACGCCTGAGCAGATCGAAATACAGCTTATTGCAGTGGTTGTTGCTGCTGCGTGCGCCATCCCGGGCGTCTTCCTGGTCTTGCGGCGCATGGCCATGATGAGCGATGCGATCAGTCACGCCATTCTGCCGGGCATCGTGCTGGCCTTTTTCATCACTCACGATCTGAATTCACCGCTCCTCGTAATCGCGGCTGGCGCGACCGGCATCCTGACGGTCTTCCTCGTAGAATCGATCCTGAAGACCCGGCTGCTGAAAGAGGACGCGGCGATCGGTTTGGTCTTTCCGATTCTCTTCAGTCTTGGCGTCGTGCTGATCGCTCGCTACGCGGGAGACATTCACCTGGATACGGACGCCGTGTTGCTGGGCGAGCTGGCTTTCGCCCCATTTGATCGCCTGGTGCTCTTCGGCGTCGATATTGGTCCGAAGTCATTGACGACCATGACTGGTATTCTGATTGCGAATGCACTCTTCGTCATCGTCTTCTACAAGGAGCTCAAACTGTCGACGTTTGATGCGGGGCTGGCGGCGGCGCTCGGGTTTTTTCCGGCCGCTCTGCACTATATCCTGATGGCACTAGTATCGGTAACCGCCGTTGGCGCCTTCGATGCGGTGGGCTCTGTTCTCGTTGTGGCGCTGATGATTGGACCGCCCGCGGCAGCGTACCTCTTGACCGACAGACTGGCACGGATGATCGGACTAAGCCTCATCATCGGGGCCGTCTCGGCCATCGGGGGCTACTGGATGTCGTTCGCGCTCGACGCATCGATTGCGGGTTGCATCGCGGTGGCTGTCGGGATCGTATTTGGCGCGGTCCTGATCCTCGCGCCCGAGCGTGGCATTATCGCAAGCTACCGTCGTCGCTGGCGGCTGAAGTGGACCTTCGCGGAGAAGATGCTCTCGATCCACCTTCAGCAGCACGAAGGGTTGCCCGAGGAAGCTCGCGAAAACCGGCCGGCCCACCTCCAGGAACATCTCCGTTGGAAGCCCGACTTCGCCGAGCGCGTCGTGCGTTTCTCCGAGCGCGACGGCCTTGTGGTGCGCCGCGGTGACCTGCTCTTGCTGACGGAAGCCGGGCGCGCCCTGGCTTCCGAGGCGATCGTTCAAAACTAG
- a CDS encoding zinc ABC transporter solute-binding protein, translating to MNRLSDCVKAVFVVLVLALSGCRGGSNTDRSNDGRLSVVATTNLVGDLVRTIAADRVDVTSLMGPGVDPHLYKASEGDVRRMAAADAIFYGGLHLEGKMTEVFERMHSRGIATFAVTAGNPDSLYIDSPNFGGNYDPHIWFDIALWRGAARFVYESLVDLDSSSAAIFDSSLTAYGQQLDSLEAYVRARTLEVPVDQRVVITSHDAFGYLGRAYGYDVRGLQGISTATEAGAADVQALAAFVADRRIPAMFMESSVPPRGIEAVREAVRSRGFDVAIGGHLFSDALGAAGTTEGTYVGMFRHNIDTIVNALSASH from the coding sequence ATGAATCGTCTCTCAGACTGCGTAAAAGCGGTATTCGTGGTGCTGGTCCTGGCCCTTTCGGGGTGTCGGGGTGGCTCGAACACCGATAGATCCAACGACGGCAGGCTTTCGGTCGTTGCGACCACAAACCTCGTCGGTGATCTCGTCCGTACGATTGCAGCGGACCGCGTCGACGTCACCTCGCTGATGGGCCCCGGCGTAGATCCGCACCTCTATAAGGCCAGCGAGGGAGATGTCCGGAGAATGGCTGCCGCGGACGCAATCTTTTATGGTGGATTGCATCTTGAGGGCAAGATGACGGAGGTCTTCGAGCGCATGCACAGCCGGGGCATCGCCACCTTTGCAGTCACCGCAGGGAATCCCGACTCACTGTATATCGATTCGCCGAACTTCGGGGGCAACTACGATCCGCACATCTGGTTTGACATCGCGCTCTGGCGAGGTGCAGCCCGCTTTGTCTACGAGTCACTCGTGGACCTCGACTCGAGCTCCGCGGCCATCTTTGACTCAAGCCTGACGGCCTACGGGCAGCAACTGGATTCCCTTGAGGCCTATGTTCGGGCGCGCACGCTCGAGGTGCCGGTCGATCAGCGAGTCGTCATCACGTCGCACGATGCGTTCGGATATCTGGGTCGGGCCTATGGATACGACGTCCGCGGTTTGCAGGGTATCAGCACGGCGACCGAAGCAGGAGCGGCCGACGTCCAGGCGCTGGCAGCATTCGTCGCGGATCGCAGAATACCGGCTATGTTCATGGAATCGTCCGTGCCTCCTCGTGGCATCGAGGCGGTCCGTGAGGCGGTCCGCTCTCGGGGGTTTGACGTCGCCATCGGCGGGCACCTGTTTTCCGACGCACTGGGTGCTGCGGGGACTACCGAAGGAACGTATGTCGGAATGTTTCGACACAACATAGATACGATAGTCAACGCGCTGTCTGCGTCGCACTGA
- a CDS encoding metal ABC transporter ATP-binding protein has protein sequence MELSTDTPAVEVRDLTVAYREKPVLWDIDLDVPKGVLMAIIGPNGAGKTTLIKSILGLVKSAAGEVLVYGKPYEKQRSRVAYVPQRGSVDWDFPTNVVDVVTMGLYGSIGWIRRPRSRDRRLATEALKKVGMEQYAFRQISQLSGGQQQRVFLARALVQDADLFLMDEPFQGVDATTEKAIVALLHDLRARDKTVIVVHHDLQTVAEYFDSVLLLNVRRIASGTVDDVYTEDNLRLTYGGRVGFVREGVRRQSQSAS, from the coding sequence ATGGAATTGTCGACCGATACACCCGCCGTTGAAGTGCGCGACCTGACCGTCGCGTACCGCGAGAAGCCCGTCCTCTGGGACATTGACCTCGATGTGCCGAAGGGTGTCCTGATGGCAATCATCGGGCCCAACGGTGCCGGCAAGACGACACTCATCAAGTCAATTCTGGGATTGGTGAAGTCGGCTGCAGGGGAGGTGCTCGTGTACGGCAAACCGTATGAGAAGCAGCGCAGCCGTGTGGCGTACGTCCCGCAGCGCGGAAGTGTCGATTGGGACTTCCCGACGAACGTTGTTGACGTCGTCACAATGGGGCTCTATGGTTCTATCGGCTGGATACGGCGCCCGCGTTCGCGTGACCGTCGTCTGGCGACCGAGGCCCTCAAGAAAGTGGGCATGGAGCAGTACGCCTTCCGGCAGATCAGTCAGCTCTCCGGCGGTCAGCAACAGCGAGTCTTTCTTGCACGCGCCCTGGTGCAGGATGCCGATCTGTTCCTGATGGACGAACCCTTTCAGGGAGTCGACGCAACCACAGAGAAGGCGATTGTCGCTCTTCTTCACGACCTGCGAGCCCGCGACAAGACGGTCATCGTTGTGCATCACGATCTGCAGACAGTGGCTGAGTACTTTGACAGCGTGTTGCTCCTCAACGTCCGGCGAATTGCGTCGGGCACGGTGGACGACGTGTATACGGAAGACAACCTGCGCCTGACGTATGGTGGTCGTGTTGGCTTTGTTCGGGAGGGTGTTCGGCGCCAGTCCCAGTCGGCAAGCTAG
- the trxA gene encoding thioredoxin, with amino-acid sequence MAYDVQNFQEDVLDASHKTPVVVDFWAPWCGPCQVLGPVLETLAKKSDGRWKLAKINTDQNQELSMQYGIRGIPAVKMFVDGEVVDEFTGALPQHAVEQWLEKAVPSESRLLADDARSAMAEGRVGDARRLLETALKEDASDASAAVTLAQLEVFEHPDRAEKLLNGIELVDPALVQTADGIRVLVRLLSLNGTAGALEEGPGREDYARAIKDLRERNLSSALDGFISVIMKDRYYDDDGARKACLAIFSILGEDNEMVRAHRRRFNMALY; translated from the coding sequence ATGGCTTACGACGTGCAGAATTTTCAAGAAGATGTTCTCGATGCGAGTCACAAGACGCCGGTTGTCGTCGACTTCTGGGCTCCATGGTGCGGACCCTGTCAGGTACTGGGCCCTGTCCTCGAGACGCTTGCGAAGAAGAGCGACGGGCGCTGGAAGCTCGCCAAGATCAACACGGATCAGAATCAGGAATTATCGATGCAGTACGGGATTCGCGGCATCCCGGCCGTGAAGATGTTTGTGGATGGCGAGGTCGTGGACGAATTCACCGGAGCCCTGCCTCAACATGCGGTCGAGCAGTGGCTCGAGAAAGCCGTGCCCAGCGAGAGTCGATTGCTCGCTGATGACGCGCGCAGCGCGATGGCAGAAGGCCGTGTAGGGGACGCCCGGCGCCTCCTGGAGACGGCATTGAAGGAAGATGCCAGCGATGCGTCGGCTGCCGTTACCCTCGCACAGCTCGAGGTCTTTGAACATCCCGACCGGGCCGAGAAACTATTGAACGGGATAGAGCTTGTCGACCCGGCACTGGTACAGACTGCAGACGGGATTCGGGTGCTGGTCCGGCTTCTTTCTCTGAATGGCACCGCCGGCGCTCTGGAAGAAGGCCCGGGGCGCGAAGACTATGCACGCGCCATTAAAGACCTGCGCGAGCGCAATCTAAGCAGCGCACTGGACGGCTTCATATCCGTGATCATGAAGGACCGGTACTACGACGACGACGGCGCACGCAAAGCTTGTCTCGCCATCTTCAGTATACTTGGAGAGGACAACGAGATGGTGCGCGCACATCGCCGACGATTCAATATGGCGCTGTACTAG
- a CDS encoding 4-carboxymuconolactone decarboxylase has product MDTYYKPEHLPKFSSIAEGGQELADAFFNYYGKVFEDGALSAREKALIALAVAHTIQCPYCIDAYTSDCLEKGSDLEQMTEAVHVATAIRGGASLVHGIQMLEQTKKIVM; this is encoded by the coding sequence ATGGATACATACTACAAGCCGGAGCATCTGCCGAAGTTTTCCAGCATTGCGGAAGGCGGGCAAGAGCTTGCTGACGCCTTCTTCAATTATTACGGGAAGGTGTTCGAGGACGGAGCGCTGTCGGCGCGCGAGAAGGCGCTTATTGCCCTGGCAGTTGCACATACCATCCAGTGCCCGTATTGCATCGACGCGTACACGTCGGATTGCCTGGAGAAAGGTTCGGATCTCGAACAGATGACCGAAGCCGTACATGTTGCTACGGCGATTCGTGGTGGCGCGTCACTGGTGCATGGAATACAGATGCTCGAGCAGACAAAGAAGATTGTGATGTAA
- a CDS encoding cell division protein ZapA, with translation MEKSVRVNVLGREYGLRVQQDDEKITKEIAAYLDTKMRAFREAHPEQQDITTAVIAGLAVTEELFTNESRATSDSEELSRQLDELSDRLDVVLSGHS, from the coding sequence ATGGAGAAGTCAGTCCGCGTCAACGTCCTCGGCCGCGAGTACGGCCTGCGAGTTCAGCAGGACGACGAGAAGATCACGAAGGAAATCGCCGCCTACCTGGACACGAAGATGCGTGCCTTTCGCGAGGCGCATCCGGAGCAGCAGGATATTACGACGGCGGTCATCGCCGGCCTCGCGGTGACGGAAGAACTGTTTACAAACGAGAGCCGTGCGACTTCGGACTCAGAAGAGCTGAGCCGGCAGTTAGACGAATTGAGCGACCGGTTGGACGTGGTACTGTCGGGTCATTCATGA
- a CDS encoding metal ABC transporter permease, with protein sequence MEFLAELFTDYTLRTVALGSAVLGITSGTLGTFAVLRQQSLLGDAISHAALPGIAIAFILTGSKVPLALIAGAAVAGWVATMIVSFIAGSTRIKYDSALGLVLAVFFGLGLVLLTFIQQSPNANQAGLNSFLFGQAASLIVEDVLIMGAVGLVSVACVAMFWKEFKLLSFDPEFGRTVGLPTGVVDAGLTTLLVLSIVIGLQTVGVVLMSAMIIAPAAAARQWTDRLGSMVLLSALFGAVSGVGGAMISSHVPNLPTGPTIVLFIGVIVMISFFLAPNRGIAWRLWREWRNGRRLRLEAVLLDLWALSVQHDRSDHPHEEAVLNIMSDPTARTRQNLRILEERGFARQINPTLWSLTRAGVARAQAILDRDNQTNNAANDNGGPRQ encoded by the coding sequence ATGGAATTCCTCGCCGAACTGTTTACCGACTATACGCTGCGCACCGTTGCTCTCGGTTCGGCCGTCCTGGGTATTACCAGCGGCACACTGGGGACGTTCGCCGTACTGAGGCAGCAAAGTCTTCTCGGGGATGCCATCTCTCACGCGGCGCTGCCGGGGATCGCGATCGCGTTCATCCTGACGGGCTCGAAAGTCCCCCTGGCATTGATTGCCGGTGCTGCGGTTGCCGGCTGGGTCGCCACGATGATCGTCTCATTCATCGCCGGCTCCACCCGCATCAAGTATGACAGCGCCCTGGGTCTGGTGCTGGCCGTGTTCTTCGGACTAGGCCTTGTGCTGCTGACTTTCATTCAGCAAAGCCCGAATGCCAACCAGGCAGGGCTGAACTCCTTTCTCTTCGGCCAGGCCGCTTCGCTCATCGTGGAGGACGTCCTCATCATGGGTGCGGTCGGGCTCGTTAGCGTCGCCTGTGTAGCGATGTTCTGGAAGGAGTTCAAATTGCTCTCGTTCGATCCGGAATTCGGTCGGACGGTCGGATTGCCCACAGGTGTGGTCGATGCGGGGCTGACGACCCTGCTTGTGCTGTCCATTGTGATCGGACTGCAGACGGTGGGCGTCGTACTCATGAGTGCGATGATCATCGCGCCGGCGGCGGCGGCCCGACAGTGGACGGACCGGCTGGGATCAATGGTGCTCCTCTCCGCGCTTTTCGGTGCGGTCTCGGGTGTCGGCGGAGCCATGATCAGCAGTCACGTGCCCAATCTGCCCACGGGCCCCACGATCGTTCTCTTCATCGGTGTCATCGTCATGATCTCGTTCTTTCTTGCGCCGAATCGCGGTATCGCGTGGCGGCTGTGGCGGGAATGGCGGAACGGCCGGCGGCTGCGGCTCGAGGCGGTGCTCCTCGATCTCTGGGCGCTGTCGGTTCAGCACGACCGGAGCGACCATCCCCACGAAGAGGCCGTCCTCAACATAATGAGCGACCCGACGGCTCGTACCCGACAGAATCTCAGGATTCTTGAAGAGCGCGGATTTGCCCGTCAGATCAATCCGACGCTGTGGTCACTCACACGTGCGGGCGTGGCGCGCGCCCAGGCGATCCTGGATCGTGACAACCAGACGAACAACGCAGCGAATGACAACGGTGGTCCCCGTCAATGA